From Sporosarcina sp. Te-1, the proteins below share one genomic window:
- a CDS encoding helix-turn-helix transcriptional regulator has product MNNQTVSYTTEEIADMLKVSKLTVYDLIKKGDLRAYRVGRQMRIDEEDLEAYKESSKSGQANRSNQQSEVLKVSASPSVTANRASPPPRSEYQLIISGQDISLDLLANAIEKGKSGYRPLRSYTGSLNSLVSMYRGEADLVSLHLFDGDTGTYNIPYVKRMLVGHSYMVVNLLFRTAGLYVQKGNPKGLSGWRDFKMPGLTIANREKGSGARVLLDEKLRMEGISAKSIPGYKTEELNHIAVAAKVAAGKADVGVGIEKAAQLTGVDFIPLIQEQYDIVLFKTEENVRLRESLQAILQSMSFRNELESLGGYDLSSMGRIIYETE; this is encoded by the coding sequence ATGAACAATCAAACCGTTTCCTATACAACAGAAGAAATTGCAGATATGTTGAAAGTTTCTAAGCTGACCGTCTATGACTTGATCAAAAAAGGGGATTTGCGAGCATACCGGGTTGGAAGGCAAATGAGAATTGATGAAGAAGATTTGGAGGCCTATAAAGAGAGTTCGAAAAGCGGTCAGGCGAATCGAAGCAACCAACAATCAGAAGTATTGAAAGTGTCTGCAAGCCCTTCTGTTACGGCAAACCGAGCCTCTCCCCCTCCACGATCAGAATACCAATTGATTATAAGCGGGCAAGACATCAGCTTAGATCTATTGGCAAATGCCATTGAGAAAGGAAAAAGCGGTTATCGCCCCTTGCGTTCCTATACAGGGAGCCTTAATAGCCTTGTGTCGATGTACCGCGGCGAGGCGGATTTGGTCAGCCTCCATTTATTTGATGGCGACACGGGGACATACAATATCCCGTATGTTAAACGAATGCTGGTCGGCCACTCCTATATGGTTGTCAACCTTCTTTTCCGCACTGCCGGCCTCTATGTCCAAAAAGGGAATCCAAAGGGATTAAGCGGGTGGCGTGATTTCAAGATGCCCGGCTTGACGATCGCGAATCGCGAGAAAGGGTCAGGAGCAAGAGTTTTACTCGATGAAAAGCTGCGTATGGAAGGGATTTCCGCAAAGTCTATTCCGGGCTATAAAACTGAGGAACTGAATCACATAGCGGTTGCGGCGAAGGTTGCGGCCGGGAAAGCGGATGTTGGTGTTGGCATTGAGAAAGCGGCACAGTTAACTGGTGTGGATTTCATCCCGCTCATTCAGGAACAATACGATATTGTCCTGTTCAAAACGGAAGAGAATGTTCGACTGCGTGAATCACTTCAAGCGATTCTTCAATCCATGTCCTTTCGAAATGAACTGGAATCCTTAGGCGGTTATGATTTATCCTCCATGGGACGAATCATCTACGAGACAGAATAA
- the modA gene encoding molybdate ABC transporter substrate-binding protein, whose amino-acid sequence MRKTLLFFCICCCVALLGACNEESEESDKPSAERTEIMVSAAASLTDALTELQKTFETEHPDIRLSFNFGSSGKLATQIEQGAPADVFLSASEQDMNRLEKANLIDKDSRIDFTNNTLVLIAEKNRKGGPNSFAAIDPSELQHLAIGEPESVPAGRYSKQVLEELGLWESLHGKLVFGSDVRQVLTHVEMGNADYGIVYSSDAAISKKVRVLATADEDWHAPIVYPGAVVKKTEHPEEAQAFLEFLTGEEGTIILRTYGFQ is encoded by the coding sequence GTGAGGAAGACGTTATTGTTTTTTTGTATATGTTGTTGTGTGGCGTTACTTGGGGCTTGCAACGAGGAATCGGAAGAAAGCGATAAACCTTCGGCAGAGCGTACGGAAATTATGGTATCGGCTGCAGCAAGTTTGACAGACGCCTTAACTGAGTTGCAAAAGACATTTGAAACCGAGCATCCAGACATCCGATTGTCTTTTAACTTCGGCAGTTCCGGCAAACTGGCCACTCAAATTGAGCAAGGCGCACCTGCTGATGTTTTTTTATCTGCAAGCGAGCAGGATATGAACCGTCTGGAAAAGGCCAATTTGATTGACAAGGACAGCCGTATCGACTTTACGAATAATACATTAGTATTAATAGCAGAGAAGAATAGGAAAGGCGGTCCAAACTCCTTCGCTGCAATTGATCCATCCGAGCTGCAGCATCTCGCAATCGGCGAACCAGAAAGTGTGCCGGCCGGCCGCTATTCGAAACAAGTTCTTGAAGAGCTTGGATTATGGGAATCACTTCATGGAAAACTGGTCTTTGGTTCGGATGTCAGGCAAGTGTTGACCCATGTAGAAATGGGGAATGCAGATTATGGCATTGTCTATTCCAGCGATGCGGCCATCTCGAAGAAAGTGAGAGTACTGGCGACTGCTGATGAGGATTGGCATGCACCTATCGTTTATCCGGGGGCGGTCGTGAAGAAGACGGAACATCCAGAAGAAGCGCAAGCGTTCCTAGAGTTTTTGACGGGGGAAGAAGGAACAATCATCCTACGTACGTACGGTTTTCAATAA
- the modB gene encoding molybdate ABC transporter permease subunit, with translation MALTDYTPLFLSLKVAAISTIIVFVAGVFVAHLFARRQFFGKSVIESFFLLPLVLPPTVVGFGLLLLFGKNGWLGKWLLEWFDVQIVFSWIGAVIASIVVSFPLMYQSAAAAFENVDHRLENAARTMGASNWRVFWTIAFPLAWPGLLAGLVLSFARGLGEFGATLMLAGYIPGKTDTIPMAIYFAVESGHMEKATFWVVIIVALGFSTITWLNWWSKRNMRRFTNEKGR, from the coding sequence ATGGCGTTAACAGATTATACACCTTTGTTTTTATCGCTGAAAGTAGCAGCGATTTCCACGATAATTGTCTTTGTTGCGGGCGTCTTTGTTGCGCATTTGTTTGCTAGAAGACAATTTTTCGGTAAAAGTGTCATCGAATCCTTTTTCCTGCTGCCGCTCGTCCTGCCGCCGACCGTCGTAGGATTCGGGCTGCTTCTTTTGTTCGGCAAGAATGGCTGGCTGGGCAAGTGGCTTCTGGAGTGGTTTGACGTCCAGATCGTCTTTTCCTGGATCGGTGCCGTCATCGCTTCGATTGTTGTTTCCTTCCCTTTAATGTATCAAAGCGCTGCCGCGGCATTCGAGAATGTGGATCACCGTCTGGAAAATGCTGCCCGGACGATGGGCGCATCCAATTGGCGGGTCTTTTGGACAATCGCTTTCCCGCTTGCATGGCCGGGTTTACTGGCTGGTCTCGTATTGTCATTCGCCAGAGGGCTGGGGGAATTCGGGGCAACACTCATGCTGGCGGGATACATACCAGGAAAAACAGATACAATCCCTATGGCGATCTATTTTGCCGTCGAATCGGGCCATATGGAAAAAGCCACCTTCTGGGTCGTCATCATTGTTGCCCTCGGTTTCAGTACTATCACATGGCTGAATTGGTGGAGCAAACGAAACATGAGGCGGTTCACGAATGAAAAGGGCAGGTGA
- a CDS encoding ATP-binding cassette domain-containing protein: MLDVQIRKKLSHFELDVEFTAHKEIIVLFGHSGSGKTTILNCLAGLEQPDGGRIRLGDNLLFHEGNSLPTQKRKVGYLFQDYALFPHLSVEKNIWYGVPKKERPIKKAVIEQLLDVLGIHHLIGKYPHQISGGEKQRVALARALATEPSLLLLDEPLSALDEETRWQCQEELLRLHQLWNGVPFLIVTHDRKEAEKLGNRILHLDKGKIIDLEK; the protein is encoded by the coding sequence TTGTTGGACGTACAAATCCGTAAAAAGCTCTCTCATTTCGAATTGGATGTCGAGTTCACAGCACATAAGGAGATCATTGTATTATTTGGCCATTCCGGTTCAGGCAAAACAACGATTTTAAATTGTTTGGCAGGACTGGAGCAACCGGATGGCGGCAGGATTCGGTTAGGAGACAACTTATTGTTTCATGAGGGGAACTCTTTGCCGACACAAAAGAGGAAGGTAGGTTATTTATTCCAAGACTACGCTTTGTTTCCGCATTTGTCTGTCGAGAAAAACATTTGGTATGGGGTGCCCAAAAAGGAACGGCCCATAAAGAAAGCCGTTATTGAACAGTTGCTTGATGTTTTAGGCATCCACCATCTAATCGGGAAGTACCCGCATCAAATTTCGGGAGGCGAAAAACAGCGGGTTGCCTTAGCGCGTGCACTTGCTACCGAACCTTCTTTACTGCTCCTTGATGAACCGCTATCCGCACTTGACGAGGAGACCAGATGGCAATGCCAAGAGGAATTGCTTCGTCTTCATCAACTGTGGAATGGCGTGCCGTTCCTGATTGTGACGCATGACAGGAAAGAGGCAGAAAAACTCGGTAACCGAATCCTTCATTTGGATAAAGGAAAGATTATCGACTTAGAGAAATAA
- a CDS encoding TSUP family transporter has protein sequence MKKQWMICLLLSMALLLLFAFTLHYQLMILYMIAICSSFVGTLAGGGGLVTLPAMMLTGIPIQTSIATNKFSSGVAAFSSVYYLLRQKQLNMKRMIQTVFIAFLGGMGGACVTTHLSDKTMNITAIILLIIALVVTVNNTGWIGTAQSYESETKNRLTPFLLLSIAAYDGGFGPGSSTFSILYYMNKQQTYVKAVQLTRVLIFGSCTGAFIIFHQTGYLQWPYAIVMAVGSIIGSQLGLVVLPKVSLKVAKSLLLTITCLLIIQMMSKIF, from the coding sequence ATGAAAAAACAATGGATGATCTGTCTTTTGCTGAGCATGGCACTCCTTTTATTATTTGCTTTCACCTTACACTATCAATTGATGATTCTTTATATGATTGCTATCTGTTCTTCTTTTGTTGGAACTTTGGCTGGGGGAGGTGGGTTGGTTACACTTCCGGCGATGATGTTGACCGGGATTCCGATTCAGACAAGTATTGCGACAAATAAATTTTCCTCGGGAGTAGCAGCTTTTTCAAGTGTCTATTATCTCTTACGTCAGAAGCAGTTAAATATGAAGAGAATGATTCAAACCGTCTTTATAGCCTTTTTAGGAGGAATGGGTGGGGCTTGCGTTACAACTCATCTTTCAGATAAAACAATGAACATAACTGCGATTATCCTCCTCATAATCGCTTTAGTTGTTACCGTTAACAATACGGGTTGGATCGGGACTGCTCAAAGTTATGAAAGTGAAACTAAAAATCGATTGACGCCCTTCCTCCTCTTGTCCATCGCAGCCTATGATGGAGGATTCGGACCCGGCTCTTCCACGTTTAGTATTTTATATTACATGAATAAACAACAAACATATGTTAAAGCAGTACAACTGACAAGAGTTTTGATTTTTGGAAGCTGTACAGGAGCATTTATTATATTTCACCAAACCGGATACCTACAATGGCCATATGCCATTGTAATGGCTGTCGGATCCATTATCGGCTCTCAACTAGGACTTGTTGTGTTGCCTAAAGTTTCACTGAAAGTAGCGAAGTCATTATTACTTACCATTACATGCTTACTAATTATACAGATGATGTCCAAGATTTTTTAA
- a CDS encoding LysR family transcriptional regulator, with protein MNLHALRIFSKVADFKSVTKAADALRISQPAVTVQIRNLEKEIGLRLIETKGRGIKLTKEGEYLNSQAQSIFNMEQDIERKLVHLKNGDIQGLRIASTYLPANFLLPVWLATYKMKFPSVKVNLYSGNSDEVIENLLDYKSDIAFIVKEEWNHPDLYLEHLMDIDFWFVVPQGHKYEGKEVSLYELMREPFLLREEGSSTRDILFSLCKIHSVPLPAIGLQYHGLNESIRSVVAGYGTMLAPALAVEDYVKRGEIGRVTVHGIEVRRPVYICSRKRDKEYSDNLHRFIDYVKSSHHDDPV; from the coding sequence ATGAATCTTCATGCCTTGCGGATCTTTAGTAAAGTTGCAGATTTCAAGAGTGTTACGAAAGCAGCCGATGCACTTAGAATTAGCCAGCCTGCGGTAACAGTTCAGATTAGAAATTTAGAAAAGGAAATTGGGTTAAGACTGATCGAAACGAAAGGAAGAGGGATTAAGCTGACAAAGGAAGGCGAGTACTTGAATTCGCAAGCTCAAAGCATTTTTAATATGGAACAAGATATTGAACGTAAGCTTGTCCACTTAAAGAATGGCGACATACAAGGATTGCGAATCGCCTCCACCTATTTGCCGGCCAATTTCTTGTTACCTGTTTGGCTAGCAACATATAAAATGAAATTCCCCTCAGTTAAAGTGAATCTTTATAGCGGTAATTCGGATGAAGTAATAGAAAACTTACTTGATTACAAGTCAGATATTGCTTTTATCGTGAAGGAAGAATGGAATCACCCTGATCTATATCTTGAGCATTTAATGGATATCGACTTTTGGTTTGTAGTGCCACAAGGACATAAATACGAGGGGAAAGAAGTATCTTTATATGAATTGATGAGGGAACCTTTTTTGCTTAGAGAAGAAGGCAGCTCTACGCGAGACATCCTATTTTCATTATGCAAAATTCATAGCGTACCCCTTCCTGCTATCGGCTTGCAATATCACGGCCTAAACGAATCAATTCGTTCTGTCGTTGCTGGATATGGTACAATGCTTGCACCGGCGCTAGCAGTCGAAGATTATGTAAAGCGAGGGGAAATAGGAAGAGTGACGGTTCACGGAATTGAAGTAAGACGCCCTGTTTACATATGCAGCCGGAAAAGAGATAAGGAATACAGCGATAACCTCCATAGATTTATTGATTATGTGAAAAGTAGCCATCATGATGATCCAGTCTGA